The following proteins come from a genomic window of Rattus norvegicus strain BN/NHsdMcwi chromosome 8, GRCr8, whole genome shotgun sequence:
- the Ubl7 gene encoding ubiquitin-like protein 7, translated as MSLSDWHLAVKLADQPLAPKSILQLPETELGEYSLGGYSISFLKQLIAGKLQESVPDPELIDLIYCGRKLKDDQTLDFYGIQPGSTVHVLRKSWPEPDQKPEPVDKVAALREFRVLHTALHSSSSYREAVFKMLNNKESLDQIIVATPGLSSDPIALGVLQDKDLFSVFADPNMLDTLVPAHPALVNAIILVLHSVAGSTPMPGADSSSRSMPSSSYRDMPGGFLFDGLSDDEDDFHPSTRSTPSSSTPSSRPASLGYSGAAGPRPITQSELATALALASTPESSSHTPTPGTQGHSSGTSPMSSGVQSGTPITNDLFSQALQHALQASGQQPSLQSQWQPQLQQLRDMGIQDDELSLRALQATGGDIQAALELIFAGGAP; from the exons atgtctCTCTCAGACTGGCACTTGGCAGTGAAGCTGGCTGACCAGCCACTTGCTCCCAAATCTATTCTTCAGTTGCCAGAGACAGAACTGGGAGAATATTCCCTCGGGGGCTATAGCATTTCGTTTCTAAAGCAGCTTATTGCTGGCAAGCTCCAGGAATCTGTTCCAGACCCGGAGCTGATAG atTTGATCTACTGTGGCCGGAAGCTTAAAGATGACCAGACTCTTGACTTCTATGGTATTCAGCCTGGATCCACAGTTCATGTTCTCCGAAAATCTTGGCCTGAGCCTGATCAGAAACCTG AACCAGTGGACAAAGTGGCTGCCCTGAGAGAGTTCCGAGTCCTGCACACTGCCCTGCACAGCAGCTCTTCCTACAGAGAGGCA GTCTTTAAGATGCTCAACAATAAAGAATCTCTGGATCAGATCATCGTGGCAACCCCAGGCCTCAGCAGTGACCCCATTGCTCTAG GGGTTCTCCAGGATAAGGACCTCTTCTCTGTCTTTGCTGATCCCAACATGCTAGATAC ATTGGTGCCTGCTCACCCAGCCCTAGTCAATGCCATCATCCTGGTTCTGCACTCTGTAGCAGGCAGCACCCCAATGCCAGGAGCTGATTCCTCTTCCCGAAGCATGCCCTCCAGCTCCTACCGAGATATGCCAG GTGGTTTCCTGTTTGACGGGCTCTCAGATGACGAGGACGACTTCCACCCA AGCACTCGGTCCACACCCTCTAGCAGTACACCCAGCTCCCGCCCCGCCTCTCTGGGATACAGTGGAGCTGCAGGGCCCCGCCCCATCACCCAGAGCGAGCTGGCCACTGCCCTGGCCCTGGCCAGTACTCCAGAGAGCAGTTCTCATACACCAACTCCTGGCACCCAG GGGCACTCTTCGGGCACCTCGCCAATGTCCTCTGGTGTCCAGTCAGGGACACCCATCACCAACGATCTTTTTAGCCAAGCCCTCCAGCATGCCCTGCAGGCCTCTGGGCAGCAGCCCAGCCTTCAG AGCCAGTGGCAGCCTCAGCTGCAGCAGTTGCGTGATATGGGCATCCAGGATGACGAGCTGAGCCTCCGGGCCCTTCAGGCCACTGGAGGTGACATCCAAGCAGCTCTGGAACTCATCTTTGCTGGAGGAGCCCCATGA